The sequence CGAAGTGCGTTAACATATGATAGTGCAGTACTCATGCTACCACCACCACCACGCAATACTGCTTCAGCATACATCAGGTAAGCATCTGCCAAACGGAACATTGGGAAATCAGTATCAGGATGTGTTAAATCGGCACCAGTTACACCTGTTGAAGTAACGTTACGCCATTTTGTAATGGCATATCCATTTGTGAACTCGAAAAGATCATCAATCTCCAGAGTTTGTCCGTCAGTGTAGAACAATGCACGACCATCAGAGCTGAATTTCTCAACGGTGTAAGTATAATCCGGAGATTCCAGTTTCATGGTAATTTTGTAGCTTCCGCCTTCCGCAATTGCAATGTTGTCGGCACCTGCTTCAAGAATACCGTCGGCACCCGCATCGCCATAGTTCAAATCCCAATCATCGTTGGCGCGGAATTTAATTTCTCCTGCTGCCAGGTCGATTTCTGCAATCCATGTTTTGCTGTCGGCATCAAATTCCATGTTTTGGTCTGAAACCCAACCACCGGCAGTTGCCGAACCAATTATACCCCAGTCGGTTTTGGTAATTGAATAAGTTAGGTCGGCAGTATTTACATTCATTTTGTAATATCCGGCTTCGGTTACCGAAAGGTTTGGACCATTTGCTTCTAAAACACCATCGGTACCACCCCAGTTTACATCCCAGTTAGGTCCGGCAGTGAATTTAAACTCACCTGCATCAGCAAAATATATGTAACCTTCGTAGTTATCATCAGAGTTAACTGAGCCTAATGTTGGTGCTACATCCGGCGACCAGTCGCCATCACTGTAACCTGAACCACTCTGGTATCCACCGGGTACAAAAATAACCGGATAATCAGCAGTTGCATTTGCACTTTTCAGTTTTGGAGCTAAAGTCTCCAAATCAAGGAATTTGCCAACAAACTCTTTAGTAGTTCTTAAACCACTCCATCCTCCATCAATACCAAATTCTGCAGGATCCATTGTTCCTCCAACAGGTGCGTGAACAAGGAAAGTTGTTCCACCCCAGGTACGAATGTTAGTTCCATCCTGAATAACAGGGAAAATGGTTTCGCTTGATGTATGGTTATCGGCCAGGAACATGTGTGTATATTCCGGATCGAGTGAATAACCTGCGTTAATTACTTTTTCTGAGTATTCAAGTGCATCGCTGTATCTTGCTGATCCGGTGTACACTTCGGCATTCAAATACATTTTTGCCAAAACCATCCAAACAGTTGCCTGGTCGGCTCTTCCGTATTCTGCACCTCCCGGTGCTGAAAGTTCATTTTCAACAGCCAATAACTCCGATTCAACATAGTTGAACAGGTCAGTTCTTGAAATCTGCTCAGGGAAAAATGCTCCAACGTTGTCTTCTTCAGTAACAAACGGTACACTGCCAAATAAGTCAACAGCGTGGTAGTAACTTAAAGCACGCAGGAAACGGGCTTCTGCACGGTATAATTCAATGTCGGTACGGATAGCACCATCGATTCCGCGTCCGTCCAGTTTATCGGCAGTTGTTTCGCGAATAAACTCGTTACACAACGAGACCTGATAGAAAATACGGTAATACAGGTTGGTAATAAAACCGTCGTCGGCCGACCAATCTATATCGTGGAAGTCACGCAATGTAGCATCGTTCCAACCAATAACTGCTTCATCGGTTGGAAGCTCCTGTGCATACCAGTATGCACGCAGGTATTGACCGAAACCTTCATCCAAACCACTAAGGTCGTTGTTTCCGCTTGGTCCTTGCTGGCCACTTACTGCCAAACCTGCATAAAGTTTCGCCAAAACATTGATGTAATTGTTCGGATTTTCATAAACGCTCTCCGAAGTAACCACATCTTCATCGATCGGCACAGTGTCCAAATCGTTGGTACATGATGTAATTGCAAGCAACGCTGCAAGTACTATTATGCTTAAATATTTAAATTTCTTTATTATCATGGTTATCAGTTTTTAGAGATTAATAATCAATGCTTAAGCCCATCATAAACACGCGTGGGCGTGGATAAATGTTGTTGTCAATTCCATTACCAACCTCTGGATCAAGACCTTCGTAATCTGAAATCACAAATACGTTTTGAACCGTACCGTATAAACGAAGACTCATTTTGTCGTCATTCAGATTTTTAAATGTGTGTCCCAGCGAAATGTTATCCATGCGCAGGAACGACGCATTTTTCACATAGTAATCAGAAAAATATTCAGGATTTTCAAATCCTGTTGTTAAAGCATTGCTGTTTACGTTTAACAGGTAGTTTGATGACCAGTACAAGTTGTTCAACGAACCGCTCGACGACCAAACATTGTTGTAAACATAGTTGCCAAGGCTTATTCTTCCGGCAAAACCAAAGTCCCAGTTTTTCCAGTAAACTTTCGAGTTGAAACCCATAAACCAGTCCGGAGCCGATTTTTCGTAACGGTACTTGTCCTCACTATTAATCTGTCCGTCTCCGTTTCTGTCAACGTAAAGTCCCTGGATCGGTTTTCCGTTATCGTCGTATACTTGCTCGTATACAAAGAACGAGTTAGCCGGATAACCAACCGAGTGAATCTGAATATTGTTACCCACAGCACCCGAAATACCTCCGGTTTCTACACCCGGGTAGTCTTCCAACGACATTTGCGTTGCAGTAAGTTTGGTAATTTCGTTTTCGTTGTAGGTAGCATTAAATCCAACTTCCCACGAAAGGTCTTGTTTCGAAATAATACGACCTAAAATAGAGAACTCAAAACCACGGTTTTCAAGGTCTCCCACGTTGGTTAACAACATATTGGTAAGGTTGGTACCTGCAGGAACCGGAATAAAGTTAAGCAAGTCGTCGGTAACACGTTTGTAAACATCTAATGTACCGGTTATGCGGTCGTTCATAAAACCGTAATCTAAACCAATATTGTAGGTTGTGGTTTCCTCCCACTTAATCTCAGAATCGTAACCTTCTGGGCGAATAGTTGTGTAATACTGATCGCCAAACTGGTATTGTGCATTTTCCTGACCGTATGTATAACGGGCCAAATATGGGTAATCGCCACTACCAATGTTTTGCTGACCTGTAATACCGTATCCTAAACGGAGTTTAAGATCAGAAACAACATTGCTGTTTTTCAGGAATTCTTCTTCCTTAATTCTCCAGGCAAAAGCTGCCGATGGGAATGTACCCCAGCGTGTATCAGGCGAGAAACGTGAAGTTCCGTCCTGACGAACAGTCAAGGTAAGCAGGTATCTGTCTTTCAAGGTGTAGTTTAAACGACCAAAGAATGAAACCAGGTAATATTCAGTTGGGTCCCAGTTCTCAGGATTGATAACCTCGTTGGTAATACCACTTCGTGCAAAGTTATAGCTTTCGCTCCAGAAATGCTGCCACGAGTAACCACCCATTACACTGAGTCGGCTTGCAATTGATTCCAGATCTTTGTCGTAAGTCAGATAGAAATCAAGCAATTTGTTTTTCTTTTCCTGTGTGTATTCGCTGTAATAACCACCGCCGTTTCCAATTGTCCACGGAGCATCGTCATCGTCGATGGTTGTACCTTCAGAATCTGTGTATTCGTATCCTAGGTTAAGGGTGGCTTTCAAATCAGGAAGGAAATGGAAATTATAATCGAATTGTGCATTACTCACTGCTCTTTTTGCAGTAGAAGTATCATCATGCATCATAATAAGAGCAAGCGGGTTGGTTGGTGCCAGCGTATTTGGATTTCCGTTGCCCTGCAACCAGGTGTAGAAACCACCGTATCTGTCGCTTCCAACGTAAATCGGCTGGGTTGGGTCGAAACTGACTGCTGTTCCGATGGCGCCCTGATTAGAGAAATTGTTGTCGATCAACATTCCTTTAAAATTCAGGTTCATTTTCAAATGATCGTCGAAAAAGCTTGGGTTAAAACCAACAGTACCTGTCCAGCGTTCCATGCTCGATTTTTTCAAAATTCCGTTTTGGTCTGAATAACCAATCGAAGCACGGAAAGGCATTTCTTTAATATTACCAGTAACACTGAAGTTGTGGTCGTGGCTAACTGCCGGATCAAAAACAACGTCTTGCCAGTCGGTATCTGAATTACCAAGCAAGCTGGCTGCATTTGACCCCGCGCCATTCTCGTCGATAATTGTTTGTCTGAAATCGTCGGTTGACAATATATCAACTTTACCCGACGGTGTGCTGTATGAACTAAAGCCGTTGTAACTTAGTTTAAGGCCTGCACCTTTACGACCTTTTTTAGTGGTAATAAGTATAACACCGTTCGATGCACGCGAACCATAAATGGCAGTTGCTGATGCATCTTTCAGAACGGTCATAGTTTCAATATCGCTTGGGTGGATCATGTTCAACGGGTTTCTCATACCGTTAACTCCATCACTCGACATTGGAACACCGTCAATTACAATTAACGGATCGTTACTTGCCGAAAGTGAAGAACCACCGCGAATACGGATTGTCGATCCTTCTCCCGGAGCACCGCCGCTGTTGGTAATTTGTACACCGGCAATTTTACCGGTAACCAGTTCTTGTGCCGAAGTAATTGCTCCCTGGTTAAAATCCTCAGAACTAACAGCCGATACCGAACCCGTAGCATCTTCTTTTTTAACCTGACCATAACCAATTACAACAACCTCGTCGAGATTTTCCATCGACTGTTCCAGTTGAATGTTTAGTTGGTTGGAAGCACTAATTGCAACTTCTTGCGGATTATAAC comes from uncultured Draconibacterium sp. and encodes:
- a CDS encoding RagB/SusD family nutrient uptake outer membrane protein; this translates as MIIKKFKYLSIIVLAALLAITSCTNDLDTVPIDEDVVTSESVYENPNNYINVLAKLYAGLAVSGQQGPSGNNDLSGLDEGFGQYLRAYWYAQELPTDEAVIGWNDATLRDFHDIDWSADDGFITNLYYRIFYQVSLCNEFIRETTADKLDGRGIDGAIRTDIELYRAEARFLRALSYYHAVDLFGSVPFVTEEDNVGAFFPEQISRTDLFNYVESELLAVENELSAPGGAEYGRADQATVWMVLAKMYLNAEVYTGSARYSDALEYSEKVINAGYSLDPEYTHMFLADNHTSSETIFPVIQDGTNIRTWGGTTFLVHAPVGGTMDPAEFGIDGGWSGLRTTKEFVGKFLDLETLAPKLKSANATADYPVIFVPGGYQSGSGYSDGDWSPDVAPTLGSVNSDDNYEGYIYFADAGEFKFTAGPNWDVNWGGTDGVLEANGPNLSVTEAGYYKMNVNTADLTYSITKTDWGIIGSATAGGWVSDQNMEFDADSKTWIAEIDLAAGEIKFRANDDWDLNYGDAGADGILEAGADNIAIAEGGSYKITMKLESPDYTYTVEKFSSDGRALFYTDGQTLEIDDLFEFTNGYAITKWRNVTSTGVTGADLTHPDTDFPMFRLADAYLMYAEAVLRGGGGSMSTALSYVNALRERAYGDDFGNMTEDDLTLDFILDERARELYWEGHRRTDLIRFGIFTGSNYVWAWKGAVKEGIGVDDKYNIYPLPSSDVSANPNLIQNSGY
- a CDS encoding TonB-dependent receptor is translated as MRIIRKNLKVVLFLVAMLSFSLSYAQVKTVTGNVSDAGNGEPLPGVTIVVKGTTQGTITDFDGNYSMDVEEGQTLIFSYIGYNPQEVAISASNQLNIQLEQSMENLDEVVVIGYGQVKKEDATGSVSAVSSEDFNQGAITSAQELVTGKIAGVQITNSGGAPGEGSTIRIRGGSSLSASNDPLIVIDGVPMSSDGVNGMRNPLNMIHPSDIETMTVLKDASATAIYGSRASNGVILITTKKGRKGAGLKLSYNGFSSYSTPSGKVDILSTDDFRQTIIDENGAGSNAASLLGNSDTDWQDVVFDPAVSHDHNFSVTGNIKEMPFRASIGYSDQNGILKKSSMERWTGTVGFNPSFFDDHLKMNLNFKGMLIDNNFSNQGAIGTAVSFDPTQPIYVGSDRYGGFYTWLQGNGNPNTLAPTNPLALIMMHDDTSTAKRAVSNAQFDYNFHFLPDLKATLNLGYEYTDSEGTTIDDDDAPWTIGNGGGYYSEYTQEKKNKLLDFYLTYDKDLESIASRLSVMGGYSWQHFWSESYNFARSGITNEVINPENWDPTEYYLVSFFGRLNYTLKDRYLLTLTVRQDGTSRFSPDTRWGTFPSAAFAWRIKEEEFLKNSNVVSDLKLRLGYGITGQQNIGSGDYPYLARYTYGQENAQYQFGDQYYTTIRPEGYDSEIKWEETTTYNIGLDYGFMNDRITGTLDVYKRVTDDLLNFIPVPAGTNLTNMLLTNVGDLENRGFEFSILGRIISKQDLSWEVGFNATYNENEITKLTATQMSLEDYPGVETGGISGAVGNNIQIHSVGYPANSFFVYEQVYDDNGKPIQGLYVDRNGDGQINSEDKYRYEKSAPDWFMGFNSKVYWKNWDFGFAGRISLGNYVYNNVWSSSGSLNNLYWSSNYLLNVNSNALTTGFENPEYFSDYYVKNASFLRMDNISLGHTFKNLNDDKMSLRLYGTVQNVFVISDYEGLDPEVGNGIDNNIYPRPRVFMMGLSIDY